The following coding sequences lie in one Fundulus heteroclitus isolate FHET01 chromosome 20, MU-UCD_Fhet_4.1, whole genome shotgun sequence genomic window:
- the LOC105924440 gene encoding caveolin-2-like has translation MEMDEQRLKSGELMEVKVDVDLDFTQSDTGPQIEDRDPKRVNSSLKVMFEDVIAEPHSVRSFDKVWLWSHALFEVSRLWCYRFISLVLAVPVSLAAGLLFAVLSCLHIWLIMPCVQLLLINMQWIQTVWASILNIFINPFFSSAGKCCSQIIIHLASAENR, from the exons ATGGAAATGGACGAGCAGAGACTGAAATCAGGGGAACTGATGGAGGTAAAGGTGGATGTAGATCTGGATTTCACCCAGAGTGATACAGGTCCTCAGATTGAGGACAGGGATCCCAAAAGAGTCAACAGCAGTCTGAAG GTCATGTTCGAGGACGTGATTGCAGAGCCCCATTCAGTGCGGAGCTTTGATAAAGTCTGGCTTTGGAGTCACGCCCTGTTTGAGGTGTCCAGACTGTGGTGCTACCGCTTCATCTCCCTCGTGCTGGCTGTGCCGGTGTCGCTGGCGGCAGGGCTGCTGTTTGCTGTTCTCAGCTGCCTCCACATCTG GCTGATCATGCCCTGCGTGCAGCTTCTTCTCATCAATATGCAGTGGATCCAGACTGTGTGGGCCAGCATACTGAACATTTTTATCAATCCTTTCTTTAGCAGTGCCGGAAAGTGTTGTAGTCAAATTATTATCCACCTGGCCAGTGCTGAAAACAGATAG
- the gpr61l gene encoding probable G-protein coupled receptor, which translates to MMADMTGSMITSVSDPSVANSTSGPSGPDPTVPAGAGVVTSSQSQIKDLFGLFCMVTLNLIALLANAGVMVAIARAPHLKKFAFVCHLCAVDLLCALLLMPLGIISSSPFFGTVVFTVLECQVYIFLNVFLICLSILTVTAISLERYFYIVHPMRYEVKMTINLAIAVMVLIWVKSLLLALVTQLGWPAYGPQSSIAAAHCSLHATHSRLRRVFGVLFSVICFLAPVVVIFSVYCAVYKVARSAALQQVPAVPTWVNTCPAKDRSDSINSQTTMIATTRTLPQRLSPERAFSGGKAAITLVFIVGQFLVCWLPYFIFHVQMSLTGSMQSPGDLEEAVTWLAYSSFAVNPFFYGLLNRQIRDELVKFRRCCLNQPTEVGASSQEASFQENFLQFIQRTASTLERRSSCSNPSPTNTLNQANVIPGQIPDGHA; encoded by the coding sequence ATGATGGCGGACATGACTGGGTCCATGATCACCTCTGTTTCTGATCCTTCTGTTGCCAACTCTACCAGTGGCCCTTCGGGGCCAGATCCCACTGTCCCTGCTGGTGCTGGCGTCGTCACAAGCTCCCAGTCCCAAATCAAGGACCTTTTTGGGTTGTTCTGCATGGTGACGCTTAACCTCATCGCCCTGCTGGCCAACGCTGGTGTGATGGTGGCCATAGCCCGCGCTCCTCACCTGAAGAAGTTTGCCTTTGTGTGTCACCTGTGTGCAGTAGATCTGCTGTGCGCCCTCCTCCTGATGCCTTTGGGCATCATATCTAGCTCGCCGTTCTTCGGCACGGTGGTGTTCACTGTTCTGGAGTGCCAGGTGTACATCTTTCTCAACGTCTTCCTCATCTGCCTTTCCATCCTCACCGTCACTGCCATCAGCTTGGAGCGTTACTTCTACATTGTGCACCCAATGCGTTACGAAGTCAAGATGACCATCAACCTTGCTATTGCCGTGATGGTCCTAATCTGGGTTAAATCGCTCCTCCTAGCTTTGGTCACGCAGTTGGGATGGCCAGCTTATGGACCTCAGAGCTCCATCGCagcagctcactgctccctTCACGCAACCCACAGCCGCCTGAGAAGAGTATTTGGTGTGCTCTTCAGTGTGATTTGTTTCTTAGCTCCCGTGGTGGTCATCTTCAGTGTTTACTGCGCCGTGTATAAGGTCGCTCGTTCCGCAGCCCTGCAGCAGGTCCCAGCTGTGCCAACGTGGGTGAATACGTGCCCTGCAAAGGACCGCTCCGACTCCATCAACAGCCAAACGACCATGATCGCCACCACCCGCACGCTGCCTCAAAGACTGTCTCCAGAGAGGGCCTTCAGTGGGGGGAAAGCTGCAATAACATTGGTGTTCATCGTGGGCCAGTTCTTGGTCTGTTGGTTGCCCTACTTCATCTTCCATGTTCAAATGTCTCTGACCGGCTCCATGCAGAGCCCGGGGGACTTAGAGGAAGCGGTAACCTGGCTGGCCTACTCTTCCTTCGCAGTTAACCCGTTCTTCTACGGCCTCCTAAACAGACAAATCAGAGACGAGCTGGTGAAGTTTCGACGTTGCTGCCTGAACCAGCCCACGGAGGTTGGAGCCTCCAGCCAAGAAGCGTCGTTTCAGGAGAACttccttcagttcattcagagaACCGCCAGCACACTGGAGAGACGCTCCAGCTGTTCTAACCCCAGTCCCACAAACACATTAAACCAGGCGAATGTTATCCCAGGACAAATACCAGACGGGCATGCATAG